The DNA sequence CTCGTGGCCCTTGGCCCGGATCCACTCGGCGAGGGCTTCGGCCTGGGTGGACTTCCCGGCGCCGTCGCCGCCCTCCAGGGCGATGAAGAAGCCGGCGGTGGCGGGCGCCTGATCGGGGTCGTCCCCGCCGAGCAGCGCGTCCCGCAGGTCCTGCCGCAGCGGCACCCCGGAACGGTCGTCGACCTTGGCCAGCACCAGCGCGGCCACCGGCAGCAGCAGCGCGCCCACCAGCATCAGCGTGAAGGCGGCGCCGCCGTGCGCGAAGACGAACCGGCCGTTCTCCAGCCGGTGCGGCCCGATGCCGGCGGCGACGACCGGGGCGATCACCGCGCCGAGCGCCACGAGGACCCGGACCACCGCGTGCAGGTGCTCGGTGGTGCGGGCGCGGCGCTGGTCCTCGGTCTCCTGGTCGAGCAGGGTGTGTCCGGTGTTGGCGGCCATGCCCGCGCCGACGCCGGCCAGCGCCATGATCAGCAGCACGCTGGTGACGTCCGGGACGAGTCCGGCGGCCAGCAGCGCGACACCGGTGAAGGCGAGCGCGATCGCGAGCAGCCGGCGGCGCGACAGGGCCGGCAGCAGGGCGGGCGCCGTACGGATGCCGACGACGACACCGCCGGTCAGCGCGCCGACCAGCAGGCCGAAGAGCACGGGGCCGCCGCCCAGGTCCTTGGCGTGCAGCACGGACACGGCGACCGCGGCCGCCACCGCGCCGGCGACGGACGCCGACGCGAGCACCAGCAGCGGCATCGCCCCGGTGCGGCCCTTCTCGGCGCTCCCGACGCTCTTCGGGCGGCGCAGCCCTTCCAGCGGCGACCGCGGGCGGGGGGTCCGCGTGCCGGGCAGCTCCAGGAAGGTCAGGACGGACAGCGACGCGGCGAACAGTCCGGCCGCGACGTACGAGGCGAGGGCCGCCTGGTGTTCCCCGAACCAGTCGACGCCCGTGCCCAGCAGGTTGTTGAACAGGGCCGCGACGACGAGCGCGACGGCCGCGAGCGGTATCGCCACGAAACTCGTGCGCAGCGACAGGCGGCGCAGCGCGTCCAGGTGGTCGGGCAGCGGCCGCACGGTCGCGCCCTCCGGCGGCGGCGCGGGCAGCAGCGCGGGCGCGGCGCTCTCGCGGCACACCGTCCAGAACCGCTCGGCGACGCCGGTGACGAAAGCGGTGACGAGGAGGACGGCCAGCGCGTCCTCGGGCGTCCAGTCGATCCACAGCGGCGCCACGATCAGCAGCGCGGCCCGCACCCCGTCCGCGCCGACCATGGTCCAGCGGCGGTCCAGCGGGCCGTCGTGCGAGGTGAGCGAGGTGAGGGGGCCGAGGAGTACGGCGCCGAAGAGCAGCGTCGCCAGGATGCGCACGCCGAAAACGGTCGCCACTGCGAACGCCGCTCCCCGGTACCCCCCGCCGAAGGAGCCCTCGGCGACCGCCGCCTGGAGGGCGAGGAGGACCAGCACCAGGAGGGCGAGGACGTCGCCGACCCCGCCCACGAGCTGTGCGCTCCACAGCCGTTTCAGCTGCGGCCGGCGCAGCAGGGCGCGGACGGCACGCTCTCGGGAGTCCGCGACCAGCGCGTCGTCGGGGGCGGGTTGAGGGGCCGTTGGGGGCTCGGCTCGCGTCATGCGTTCAGCCTATCGGCCCGCGCCGACAGCCCGGCACGACGCGCCTGACATGCACACGCCCCGACACCGAAGTGTTGCCGGGGCGTTCGCATTCCGAACCCTTGGCGACGGAGGTCGCCGGAGGCTCAGTCCTCCGCCGCGTTCGAGGCGGTCGCCTTCTTGGCGGTGGTCTTCGCCGCCGTCGTCTTCTTCGTGGCCGTGGTCTTCTTCGCCGCGGTCTTCTTGGCCGCCGTCGCCTTCTTCGCCGGCGCCTTCTTGGCCGCCGTCTTCTTGGCCGGGGCCTTCTTCGCGGTCTTCTTGGCCGGACCCTTCGCCCGCTTCTCGGCGAGCAGCTCGTACCCGCGCTCCGGCGTGATCGTCTCGACGCTGTCGCCGGAGCGCAGGGTCGCGTTGGTCTCGCCGTCGGTGACGTACGGGCCGAAGCGCCCGTCCTTCACCACGACGGGCTTCTCGCTCACCGGGTCCGTGCCCAGCTCCTTCAGCGGCGGCTTGGCCGCCGCACGACCGCGCTGCTTGGGCTGGGCGTAGATCGCCAGCGCCTCCTCCAGCGTGATCGTGAAGAGCTGCTCCTCGGACTGCAGCGACCGCGAGTCGGTGCCCTTCTTCAGATACGGCCCGTAGCGGCCGTTCTGCGCGGTGATCTCCTGGCCCTCGGCGTCGGTGCCGACGACGCGCGGGAGCGACATCAGCTTCAGCGCGTCGTCGAGGGTGACGGTGTCCAGGGCCATCGACTTGAAGAGGGAGGCCGTGCGCGGCTTGACCGCGTTCTTGCCGGTCTTCGGGGTGCCCTCGGGCAGGATCTCCGTGACGTACGGGCCGTAGCGGCCGTCCTTGGCGACGATCGCGTGGCCGGTCACCGGGTCGGTCCCCAGCTCGAAGTCGCCGCTCGGCTTGGCGAGCAGTTCCTCGGCCAGCTCGACGGTCAGCTCGTCGGGTGCCAGGTCGTCCGGGATGTCGGCGCGCTGGTGCTGCTCGGTGTCCTTCTCGCCGCGCTCGATGTACGGGCCGTAGCGCCCGACCCGCAGCACGATGTCGTTGCCCACCGGGAACGACGACACTTCGCGCGCGTCGATCGCGCCCAGGTCGGTCACGAGCTCCTTGAGGCCGCCGAGGTGGTCCCCGTCACCGTTGCCCGCGTCGGCCGCGTCACCGTTGCTGGTGCCCTCGCCGAAGTAGAACCGCTTCAGCCACGGCACGGCACGCGCCTCGCCGCGCGCGATACGGTCGAGGTCGTCCTCCATCCGGGCCGTGAAGTCGTAGTCGACGAGCCGGCCGAAGTGCTTCTCCAGCAGGTTGACCACGGCGAAGGAGAGGAAGGACGGCACCAGGGCCGTGCCCTTCTTGAACACGTAGCCGCGGTCGAGGATCGTGCCGATGATCGACGCGTACGTCGACGGGCGGCCGATCTCCCGCTCCTCCAGCTCCTTGACCAGCGACGCCTCGGTGTAGCGGGCCGGGGGCTTGGTGGCGTGCCCGTCGACCGTGATCTCCTCGGCGGTCAGCGCGTCGCCCTCGCCGACCTGCGGCAGCCGGCGCTCGCGGTCGTCGAGCTCGGCGTTCGGGTCGTCGGCGCCCTCGACGTAGGCCTTCAAGAAGCCGTGGAAGGTGATCGTCTTGCCGGACGCGCTGAACTCGACGTCCCGTCCGTCGGACGCCGTGCCACCGATCTTCACGGTGACGGAGTTACCGGTGGCGTCCTTCATCTGCGAGGCGACGGTCCGCTTCCAGATCAGCTCGTAGAGCCGGAACTGGTCGCCGGCCAGGCCGGTCTCGGCGGGCGTGCGGAAACGGTCGCCCGAGGGGCGGATCGCCTCGTGCGCCTCCTGCGCGTTCTTGACCTTGCCCGCGTAGGTGCGCGGCTGCGGCGGGAGGTAGTCGGCGCCGTACAGCTGCGTGACCTGGGCGCGGGCGGCGGTGACCGCCGTCTCGCTCAGCGTCGTCGAGTCCGTACGCATGTAGGTGATGTAGCCGTTCTCGTACAGCTTCTGCGCGATCTGCATGGTGGCCTTCGCGCCGAAGCCGAGCTTGCGGCTCGCCTCCTGCTGCAGCGTCGTCGTACGGAACGGGGCGTACGGCGAGCGGCGGTACGGCTTGGACTCGACGGAGCGCACGGCGAACCGCGTGCTCTCCAGGGCGGCGGCGAGCGCGCGGGCGTTCGCCTCGTCGAGGTGGAGGGTGTTCGCGCTCTTCAGCTGTCCCAGGGAGTCGAAGTCGCGGCCCTGCGCGACCCGCCTGCCGTCGACGGTCTGCAGGCGGGCGACCAGCGAGGACGGGTCGGAGGCGTCCCCCGCGCGGCCGGTCGCAAAGGTGCCCGTCAGGTCCCAGTACTCAGCAGAACGGAAAGCCATGCGCTCGCGTTCCCGCTCCACCACCAGCCTGGTGGCGACGGACTGGACGCGACCGGCGGACAGCCGGGGCATGACCTTCTTCCACAGGACCGGCGAGACCTCGTAGCCGTAGAGGCGGTCGAGGATGCGGCGGGTCTCCTGGGCATCGACCAGCTTCTGGTTGAGCTCGCGCGGGTTGGCCACGGCCGCGCGGATCGCGTCCTTGGTGATCTCGTGGAAGACCATCCGCTTGACCGGGATCTTCGGCTTGAGCACTTCCTGCAGGTGCCAGGCGATGGCCTCGCCCTCGCGGTCCTCATCGGTGGCGAGGAAGAGTTCGTCGGACTCCTTCAGCAGGTCCTTGAGCTTCTTGACCTGGGCCCGCTTGTCCGCGTTGACCACGTAGATCGGCTGGAAGTCATGGTCGACGTCCACACCGAGGCGACGGACTTCGCCGGTGTACTTCTCGGGCACTTCCGCGGCGCCGTTGGGAAGGTCGCGAATGTGCCCGACGCTCGCCTCGACGATGTAGCCAGGGCCGAGATAGCCCTTGATCGTCTTCGCCTTGGCAGGCGACTCGACGATGACGAGTCGGCGGCCGCCCTTCGCGGTCTCGCTGGTCGGGGACAACTTCGCTCTTCTCTCCGGTCGACGCTGGGGCCTCCCCAGGCGGTCCCCCGGGGTCGGGTCATGGTGACGCTGCGGAGTGTGACGGTACATCCCGCCCCCGTGTCAAACGGGAAAAGCCCGCAACGGCCACTCGAACGGTAACCCGACTACCACCGTTCCTGCCGCCCGGAGTGTCCAGACTCGGCCCGCCCTTATCCGGAGGGCGATCTACCGGTTACTGGGAGCGGCTGTGCCGCGCCGCTCCTCACAGGCGGGTGAAGCACCACGCGCCGAGGGCCAGGGAGATCACCGCGACGAGTCCCGCGACGGTGGCCGATGCGACGGGGCTCACACCCTGGGCGACCGGCCGGTGCCCGCGGGCGCGGGTCACGGTCCAGGCCAGCAACCCCGCTCCGAACAGGCAGAACACCGTCCCCGCGAAGATCGCCGGTCCACTCTCCATGATCCGCCGGCCCTCTCTTTCCCCTCGCTGGTACCGGTGCGGGGAGACCCTGCCACGCCCGGACGGCGGGCGGGCGAACCGGAGGTGAACTCGGGGGCCGCGGGACCGGGGCGAGCGGTCCGGAAGACCGCCCGCGACCCTTCGGAATTTCCTCGGAGGAGATTCCGAAACGAGGGGAAAACGCCGGGCGGCGGCCCGTGTCCGGTGGGAAAGGTGCGGCCCACGACAGCGATGTGGCCCGTGGGACCGTCACCGCCCGCCACCGCCCCGCGCTCCTCACCTCAGCGCATCTCAGCCGGCCGGCTCGAGGAACCCCTGTTCCACCAGCAGCCGGATCTGGGCCGGCGAACGGTCGCGCAGCAGCACCGGGTCCTCGCCCAGGAGCTGGGCGATGGCGTCCAGGATCCGACCCGCGCTCATCGTGCCGTCGCACACGCCCGCGAAGCCCGCGCCGATCGTGTCCACCTTGGTGGCCCGGCGCATCCCCCGGTTCTGGCGCAGCACGACGTGCTCGGGATCCTCGGCACCGGGCAGCCCGACCTGTTCCTGCACGACCTCGTCGGCCAGCCGGAAGTGCGCCTCCAGCAGCGCCGCGTCGTCGTGCGCCCGCAGGTAGTCGAGCCGCTCGAAGTGCGCCCTGACCGTCTCGCCGAGCGGCTGCTCGACCGGGTGCGGCCATTCCTCCACCGTGACCGAGGGCACGGCGGAGCCGGACCTGCGCAGGGTGATCCAGCCGAAGCCGACCGCCCGCACCTTGCGCGCCTCGAACTCGTCCAGCCACGCGTCGTAGCGCGCCCGGTACTCGGCCGGGTCCCCGCGGTGGTCGCCCGCGTCCCGCAGCCACAGCTCGGCGTACTGGGTGATGTCCTGCACCTCGCGCTGCACGATCCACGCGTCGCACCCGCGGGGCACCCACGACCGGAGTCTGTCCTGCCAGTCCTCCCCTTCGACGTGCTGCCAGTTGGCGAGGAACTGCGCGAACCCGCCCTCGTTCAGCCGTTCCCCCGTTTCCTGAACGAGCACCCGGCACAGAT is a window from the Streptomyces capillispiralis genome containing:
- the topA gene encoding type I DNA topoisomerase, coding for MSPTSETAKGGRRLVIVESPAKAKTIKGYLGPGYIVEASVGHIRDLPNGAAEVPEKYTGEVRRLGVDVDHDFQPIYVVNADKRAQVKKLKDLLKESDELFLATDEDREGEAIAWHLQEVLKPKIPVKRMVFHEITKDAIRAAVANPRELNQKLVDAQETRRILDRLYGYEVSPVLWKKVMPRLSAGRVQSVATRLVVERERERMAFRSAEYWDLTGTFATGRAGDASDPSSLVARLQTVDGRRVAQGRDFDSLGQLKSANTLHLDEANARALAAALESTRFAVRSVESKPYRRSPYAPFRTTTLQQEASRKLGFGAKATMQIAQKLYENGYITYMRTDSTTLSETAVTAARAQVTQLYGADYLPPQPRTYAGKVKNAQEAHEAIRPSGDRFRTPAETGLAGDQFRLYELIWKRTVASQMKDATGNSVTVKIGGTASDGRDVEFSASGKTITFHGFLKAYVEGADDPNAELDDRERRLPQVGEGDALTAEEITVDGHATKPPARYTEASLVKELEEREIGRPSTYASIIGTILDRGYVFKKGTALVPSFLSFAVVNLLEKHFGRLVDYDFTARMEDDLDRIARGEARAVPWLKRFYFGEGTSNGDAADAGNGDGDHLGGLKELVTDLGAIDAREVSSFPVGNDIVLRVGRYGPYIERGEKDTEQHQRADIPDDLAPDELTVELAEELLAKPSGDFELGTDPVTGHAIVAKDGRYGPYVTEILPEGTPKTGKNAVKPRTASLFKSMALDTVTLDDALKLMSLPRVVGTDAEGQEITAQNGRYGPYLKKGTDSRSLQSEEQLFTITLEEALAIYAQPKQRGRAAAKPPLKELGTDPVSEKPVVVKDGRFGPYVTDGETNATLRSGDSVETITPERGYELLAEKRAKGPAKKTAKKAPAKKTAAKKAPAKKATAAKKTAAKKTTATKKTTAAKTTAKKATASNAAED